From Pontibacter actiniarum, a single genomic window includes:
- the pstB gene encoding phosphate ABC transporter ATP-binding protein PstB, with protein MSKKATKLEAIDLNAYYGDFHALKNINIGMEEKAVTAFIGPSGCGKSTFLRTFNRMNDYIDGFKVEGQILIDGKDIYQKSVRVDELRKEVGMVFQKPNPFPKSIFENVVYGLKIQGIKKKAVLEEAVETSLKRAALWNEVKDKLHKSALALSGGQQQRLCIARALAISPSVLLMDEPASALDPISTAKVEELIYELKNDYTIVIVTHNMQQAGRVSDYTAFFYMGELVEFNKTKTIFTSPKDDRTQNYITGRFG; from the coding sequence ACATTGGGATGGAGGAAAAGGCCGTAACAGCCTTTATCGGCCCTTCCGGCTGCGGCAAGTCCACGTTCCTGCGCACCTTCAACCGCATGAACGACTACATAGACGGGTTTAAGGTAGAGGGGCAGATCCTGATCGACGGAAAGGACATCTACCAGAAGAGCGTGCGGGTAGACGAACTGCGCAAAGAGGTGGGCATGGTCTTCCAAAAGCCTAACCCGTTCCCGAAGAGCATTTTCGAAAACGTGGTGTACGGCCTGAAAATACAGGGCATCAAGAAGAAGGCTGTGCTGGAGGAGGCCGTGGAAACGTCGCTGAAGCGTGCGGCCCTGTGGAACGAGGTAAAGGACAAGCTGCACAAGTCGGCCCTGGCGCTTTCGGGCGGGCAGCAGCAGCGCCTGTGTATTGCGCGCGCCTTGGCCATCTCCCCCTCTGTGCTGCTGATGGACGAACCGGCCTCTGCCCTGGACCCCATCTCTACCGCCAAGGTGGAGGAGCTGATCTATGAGCTCAAGAACGACTACACCATCGTTATTGTGACGCATAACATGCAGCAGGCCGGCCGCGTGAGCGACTATACCGCCTTCTTTTACATGGGCGAGCTGGTGGAGTTTAACAAGACCAAAACGATCTTCACAAGCCCGAAGGATGACCGCACGCAGAACTACATTACAGGCCGCTTCGGTTAA